The following proteins are co-located in the Leishmania panamensis strain MHOM/PA/94/PSC-1 chromosome 26 sequence genome:
- a CDS encoding 60S ribosomal protein L35, putative (TriTrypDB/GeneDB-style sysID: LpmP.26.2300), translating into MSHHMKIKDLREKGKDDLLKKLTEYKKELSQLRVVQQTGGAEARLGRIRSIRKSIARILTVLNQNERQNLKKFYSDGKMRSKMPKVLRAKLTHRRRLALKDNEKNRKTLHQLRQAHKYPKRVYAVRI; encoded by the coding sequence ATGTCTCACCACATGAAGATTAAGGACCTGCGCGAGAAGGGCAAGGATGATCTTCTCAAGAAGCTGACGGAGTACAAGAAGgagctgtcgcagctgcgcgtggtgcagcagacGGGCGGCGCCGAGGCCCGCCTGGGCCGCATCCGCTCGATCCGCAAGAGCATTGCGCGCATCCTGACGGTGCTGAACCAGAACGAGCGCCAAAACCTGAAGAAGTTCTACTCGGACGGCAAGATGCGCAGCAAGATGccgaaggtgctgcgcgccaagctgacacaccgccgccgccttgcgcTGAAGGACAACGAGAAAAACCGCAAGACGTTacaccagctgcgccaggcgCACAAGTACCCCAAGCGCGTGTACGCCGTGCGAATCTAG